In one Nocardioides luteus genomic region, the following are encoded:
- a CDS encoding LpqB family beta-propeller domain-containing protein, translating into MRSFFAVVLTAVALLVSACSSVPDSGSVQRVDLAAPDAQEELIPYNPGAPRAGASPGEIVDGFLDAMKATPMSTAYARRYLTKDAAKNWAPAGRTLVYGELGSHVGSSPRVSVELEDAGWLDERGVWRGALAASQAILDFELTRTEGEWRISSAPDALVVEEDWFLTHFARSNLYYVEPTGHTLVPEPIFAPKGTAYATTLVSSLLSGPGEEERGVIRSALPAAADEPRSVNIRDGVAEVDLAGDLGDLDSEELQLMGAQLAWTLRQDASVERIRLTIDGEPVVLPGYGDTFDVDSSGGYDPNGTSARVDLYALRDGALVTSTGENGDPWVPVLGGWADSHGVTDVAVDAANSSAAAITADRTGVLVGKLASDGEITQAPVKGTRLLRPSWDLAGRLWLVDKDSTGARVMYVDGDRRVRVAIPGVTGENVTRFLVSRDGTRFVAVIDGVSSDRIVVSRLQASSKGQIVSGTSAVLLPHPDSATMRVTDIAWTSPTTIVAVQQISSTALFQSVSLDGAPSGERYTLSDRVTGVVGSPVASARLYAVSGTTLLDPLDRFDLGMPSNISDVTYQG; encoded by the coding sequence GTGAGGTCCTTCTTCGCCGTCGTCCTGACCGCGGTCGCGCTCCTCGTCTCGGCGTGCTCGAGCGTGCCCGACTCCGGCTCCGTGCAGCGCGTCGACCTGGCCGCGCCGGACGCCCAGGAGGAGCTCATCCCCTACAACCCCGGCGCGCCACGAGCGGGCGCATCACCGGGGGAGATCGTCGACGGGTTCCTCGACGCGATGAAGGCCACCCCGATGAGCACGGCCTACGCCCGCCGCTACCTCACCAAGGACGCGGCGAAGAACTGGGCGCCGGCCGGCCGCACCCTGGTCTACGGCGAGCTCGGCAGCCACGTCGGCTCCTCACCCCGGGTCTCGGTGGAGCTGGAGGACGCCGGCTGGCTCGACGAGCGCGGCGTGTGGCGCGGTGCACTGGCCGCCTCCCAGGCGATCCTCGACTTCGAGCTGACCCGCACCGAGGGCGAGTGGCGGATCAGCTCGGCCCCGGACGCCCTGGTGGTCGAGGAGGACTGGTTCCTGACCCATTTCGCCCGCAGCAACCTCTACTACGTCGAGCCGACCGGCCACACCCTGGTGCCGGAGCCGATCTTCGCGCCCAAGGGCACCGCCTACGCCACCACCCTCGTCTCCAGCCTGCTGAGCGGCCCGGGTGAGGAGGAGCGAGGCGTGATCCGCAGCGCGCTCCCGGCCGCGGCCGACGAGCCGCGCTCGGTGAACATCCGCGACGGGGTCGCCGAGGTCGACCTGGCCGGTGACCTGGGCGACCTCGACTCCGAGGAGCTCCAGCTCATGGGCGCCCAGCTCGCCTGGACCCTGCGCCAGGACGCCAGCGTGGAACGTATCCGGCTCACGATCGACGGCGAGCCGGTGGTGCTGCCGGGCTACGGCGACACGTTCGACGTCGACAGCAGCGGGGGCTACGACCCCAACGGCACCTCGGCCAGGGTCGATCTCTACGCGTTGCGTGATGGTGCGCTGGTGACCAGCACCGGCGAGAACGGCGACCCGTGGGTCCCGGTGCTCGGCGGCTGGGCCGACTCGCACGGGGTGACCGACGTCGCCGTCGACGCCGCCAACTCGAGCGCGGCCGCGATCACCGCCGACCGCACCGGCGTCCTCGTCGGCAAGCTGGCCAGCGACGGAGAGATCACCCAGGCGCCCGTGAAGGGCACCCGGCTGCTCCGGCCCTCCTGGGACCTCGCCGGCCGGCTGTGGCTGGTGGACAAGGACTCGACCGGCGCCCGGGTGATGTACGTCGACGGCGACCGCCGCGTGCGCGTCGCCATCCCGGGCGTCACCGGCGAGAACGTGACCCGGTTCCTGGTCTCGCGCGACGGCACCCGGTTCGTCGCGGTGATCGACGGCGTGTCCTCGGACCGCATCGTCGTCAGCCGGCTGCAGGCCTCCTCCAAGGGCCAGATCGTGTCCGGTACGTCGGCGGTCCTGCTGCCGCACCCGGATTCCGCGACCATGCGGGTCACCGACATCGCCTGGACCTCGCCGACCACCATCGTCGCGGTCCAGCAGATCAGCTCGACCGCGCTCTTCCAGTCGGTCTCGCTCGACGGCGCGCCCAGCGGCGAGCGCTACACCCTCAGCGACCGGGTCACCGGCGTCGTCGGCTCCCCGGTGGCCTCGGCCCGTCTCTACGCCGTCTCCGGCACCACCCTGCTCGACCCGCTCGACCGGTTCGACCTCGGGATGCCGTCCAACATCTCCGACGTCACCTACCAGGGCTGA
- the mtrB gene encoding MtrAB system histidine kinase MtrB, with product MTLQQVVRAAARTPKKLLTTWRRSIQTRVVVYTVLLTAAAVSLVGLILLDQIGDELVQDRVAAAKAEASEELSAARSSIAETSGANGGTPLQRNDLGDPIIQRSLSRGYGVVMAGPVTSTSGRISDDGVEWTPGVDVRSVPRALEDRFQTIRAEPAWTYTRISYDDGERSSTPGIVIGSQLELHDDTYNIYFLFPMDQEQETLGVITRGLLAAGAILILLIGVGSWIVTRHVVTPIRIARRTAERLAAGRLEERMVVHGEDDLTGLAISFNQMASGLQNQIRQLEHLSRVQRRFSSDVSHELRTPLTTVRMASDVLHEARDRFDAPTARAAELLQTELDRFETLLGDLLEISRFDAGAAVLDLYDTDLTALAQAVVEAYEPLAAKRDIELKVVAPDHPCIAQVDHRRVERIVRNLVANATDHALVGQTVTIRVDSDEHAAALTVRDHGVGLAPGETALVFNRFWRADPARDRSSGGTGLGLSISLEDAHLHGGWLQAWGRPDQGAQFRLTLPRYAGAALRHSPLPLVPADARDTLEAS from the coding sequence GTGACACTCCAGCAGGTCGTCCGCGCAGCCGCCCGGACGCCCAAGAAGCTCCTGACCACCTGGCGCCGGTCGATCCAGACCCGTGTCGTGGTCTACACCGTGCTGCTCACCGCGGCCGCCGTCAGCCTGGTCGGGCTGATCCTGCTCGACCAGATCGGCGACGAGCTGGTCCAGGACCGGGTCGCGGCGGCGAAGGCGGAGGCCTCCGAGGAGCTCTCCGCGGCCCGCTCCAGCATCGCGGAGACCTCGGGGGCCAACGGGGGCACGCCGCTGCAGCGCAACGACCTGGGTGACCCGATCATCCAGCGCAGCCTCTCGCGCGGCTACGGCGTGGTCATGGCCGGTCCGGTGACGTCGACCTCCGGCCGGATCAGCGACGACGGTGTCGAGTGGACACCCGGTGTGGACGTACGCAGCGTCCCGCGGGCCCTGGAGGACCGGTTCCAGACGATCCGTGCCGAGCCGGCCTGGACCTACACCCGGATCTCCTACGACGACGGCGAGCGCTCCTCGACACCCGGCATCGTGATCGGGTCGCAGCTGGAGCTGCACGACGACACCTACAACATCTACTTCCTGTTCCCGATGGACCAGGAGCAGGAGACGCTCGGCGTCATCACCCGCGGGCTGCTGGCCGCCGGCGCGATCCTCATCCTGCTGATCGGCGTCGGCAGCTGGATCGTGACCCGCCATGTCGTCACGCCCATCCGGATCGCCCGCCGGACCGCGGAACGACTCGCCGCCGGCCGCCTCGAGGAGCGGATGGTCGTGCACGGCGAGGACGACCTCACCGGCCTGGCGATCTCGTTCAACCAGATGGCCAGCGGCCTGCAGAACCAGATCCGGCAGCTCGAGCACCTCTCCCGGGTCCAGCGACGGTTCAGCTCGGACGTCTCCCACGAGCTGCGTACGCCGCTGACCACCGTCCGCATGGCCAGCGACGTCCTCCACGAGGCCAGGGACCGGTTCGACGCGCCGACAGCCCGGGCGGCCGAGCTGCTGCAGACCGAGCTGGACCGGTTCGAGACCCTCCTGGGCGACCTGCTCGAGATCAGCCGCTTCGACGCCGGAGCCGCGGTGCTCGACCTCTACGACACCGACCTGACCGCGCTGGCCCAGGCCGTCGTCGAGGCGTACGAACCGCTGGCCGCCAAGCGCGACATCGAGCTCAAGGTGGTCGCCCCGGACCACCCGTGCATCGCCCAGGTCGACCATCGCCGGGTCGAGCGGATCGTACGCAACCTGGTGGCCAACGCCACCGACCATGCGCTCGTGGGCCAGACCGTCACCATCCGGGTCGACAGCGACGAGCACGCCGCCGCGCTGACCGTGCGCGACCACGGGGTCGGGCTCGCCCCGGGAGAGACGGCCCTGGTCTTCAACCGGTTCTGGCGGGCCGATCCCGCGCGTGACCGCTCCAGCGGCGGGACCGGCCTCGGCCTGTCGATCTCGCTCGAGGACGCGCACCTCCACGGCGGCTGGCTGCAGGCCTGGGGTCGCCCGGACCAGGGGGCACAGTTCCGGCTCACGCTCCCACGCTACGCCGGGGCCGCGCTGCGGCACAGCCCGCTCCCACTCGTCCCCGCGGATGCCCGCGACACCCTGGAGGCATCGTGA
- a CDS encoding hemerythrin domain-containing protein, whose amino-acid sequence MTEGEKTRLIAWADEMRRVHDRLRTALRVTQEAIAAGDPAEPAARDLLLFCHGFCAALTGHHEGEDRELFPVIARARPELRETIRKLEQDHSMIGHLLGGLQAAVDRAATPEELGKHLDGVSAIMESHFRFEERRLLSVLGTLRLDADVGEVFGPL is encoded by the coding sequence GTGACTGAGGGCGAGAAGACCAGGCTGATCGCCTGGGCAGATGAGATGCGGCGGGTCCACGACCGGCTGCGCACGGCACTGCGAGTGACGCAGGAGGCCATCGCCGCGGGAGATCCCGCCGAACCCGCGGCCCGTGACCTGCTGCTGTTCTGCCACGGGTTCTGCGCGGCCCTGACCGGCCACCACGAGGGCGAGGACCGGGAGCTCTTCCCGGTGATCGCCCGAGCCCGTCCCGAGCTGCGCGAGACGATCCGCAAGCTGGAGCAGGACCACTCCATGATCGGCCACCTCCTCGGCGGCCTCCAGGCCGCCGTCGACCGGGCCGCCACCCCCGAGGAGCTCGGCAAGCACCTCGACGGCGTCTCGGCGATCATGGAGTCCCACTTCCGCTTCGAGGAGCGCCGGCTCCTGAGCGTGCTCGGCACCCTCAGGCTCGACGCGGACGTCGGCGAGGTCTTCGGCCCGCTCTGA
- a CDS encoding DUF808 domain-containing protein, which translates to MSAGLFALLDDVAAIAKLAAASVDDVGAAAGKASAKAAGVVIDDTAVTPQYVHGIAAEREVPIIKKIALGSLRNKLLIILPVALILAQWAPWAITPILMIGGAFLAFEGVEKVLEWVRPHAETHETPVVLEGPEAEKTMIAGAVRTDLILSTEIMVIALNEVIDQGFWMRLGALVAVAFLITIVVYGVVALIVKMDDVGLSLSQRSGAFAQRFGLGMVSAMPKVLTVISIVGTVAMLWVGGHLILVGLHDVNGLAAGHPGWSWPYDTVHHLEEEVHHALGAVGAAAGWLVNTFFSAVVGLIVGAIVVGVLHLLPFKKKH; encoded by the coding sequence ATGAGCGCCGGACTCTTCGCACTCCTCGACGACGTAGCCGCCATCGCCAAGCTGGCGGCTGCGTCCGTCGACGACGTCGGCGCTGCCGCCGGCAAAGCCTCGGCCAAGGCCGCGGGTGTCGTCATCGACGACACCGCCGTGACGCCGCAGTACGTCCACGGCATCGCCGCCGAGCGCGAGGTGCCGATCATCAAGAAGATCGCCCTCGGCTCGCTGCGCAACAAGCTGCTGATCATCCTTCCGGTGGCGCTGATCCTGGCGCAGTGGGCGCCGTGGGCGATCACCCCGATCCTGATGATCGGTGGTGCCTTCCTCGCCTTCGAGGGCGTCGAGAAGGTGCTGGAGTGGGTCCGGCCGCACGCGGAGACCCACGAGACGCCGGTCGTCCTCGAGGGGCCCGAGGCCGAGAAGACGATGATCGCCGGAGCCGTACGCACCGACCTGATCCTCTCCACCGAGATCATGGTGATCGCGCTCAACGAGGTCATCGACCAGGGCTTCTGGATGCGCCTCGGCGCGCTCGTCGCGGTCGCCTTCCTGATCACGATCGTGGTCTACGGCGTCGTCGCCCTGATCGTGAAGATGGACGATGTCGGCCTCTCGCTCTCCCAGCGCTCCGGCGCCTTCGCCCAGCGGTTCGGCCTGGGCATGGTCTCGGCCATGCCGAAGGTGCTCACCGTGATCTCGATCGTCGGCACCGTCGCGATGCTCTGGGTCGGTGGCCACCTGATCCTGGTCGGTCTCCACGACGTCAACGGTCTCGCCGCCGGCCACCCCGGCTGGTCGTGGCCCTACGACACCGTCCACCACCTCGAGGAAGAGGTCCACCACGCGCTCGGTGCCGTCGGCGCGGCAGCCGGCTGGCTGGTCAACACCTTCTTCTCCGCGGTCGTCGGCCTCATCGTCGGCGCGATCGTGGTCGGCGTGCTCCACCTGCTGCCGTTCAAGAAAAAGCACTGA
- the mtrA gene encoding MtrAB system response regulator MtrA — translation MADRSAPDQPAKGKVLVVDDDASLSEMLAIVLRQEGFDSQLVARGDLALPAFHNYKPDVVLLDLMLPGMDGIEVCKQIRKESGVPIVMLTAKGDTVDVVVGLESGADDYVVKPFKPKELIARIRARVRRHGESLPEILEIGDLTIDVAGHQVTRGGEQIQLTPLEFDLLECLARKPHQVFSREVLLEQVWGYRHAADTRLVNVHVQRLRSKVEHDPENPEIVVTVRGVGYKAGPV, via the coding sequence ATGGCCGATCGCAGCGCTCCCGACCAGCCCGCCAAGGGAAAGGTCCTCGTCGTCGATGATGATGCCTCGCTGAGCGAGATGCTGGCGATCGTGCTGAGACAGGAGGGCTTCGACTCGCAGCTGGTCGCTCGTGGTGACCTGGCGCTGCCGGCCTTCCACAACTACAAGCCCGACGTGGTGCTGCTGGACCTGATGCTTCCCGGGATGGACGGCATCGAGGTGTGCAAGCAGATCCGCAAGGAGTCGGGCGTGCCGATCGTCATGCTCACCGCCAAGGGCGACACGGTCGACGTGGTCGTCGGGCTGGAGTCCGGGGCCGACGACTACGTGGTGAAGCCGTTCAAGCCCAAGGAGCTGATCGCGCGGATCCGGGCCCGGGTCCGCAGGCACGGCGAGTCGCTGCCCGAGATCCTGGAGATCGGCGACCTCACCATCGACGTCGCCGGCCACCAGGTGACCCGTGGCGGCGAGCAGATCCAGCTCACCCCGCTGGAGTTCGACCTGCTCGAGTGTCTGGCCCGCAAGCCCCACCAGGTCTTCTCTCGCGAGGTGCTGCTGGAGCAGGTGTGGGGCTACCGGCACGCCGCCGACACCCGGCTGGTCAACGTGCACGTCCAGCGACTTCGCTCCAAGGTCGAGCACGACCCGGAGAATCCCGAGATCGTCGTCACCGTCCGTGGCGTCGGCTACAAGGCAGGGCCCGTGTGA
- a CDS encoding response regulator yields MSSTSGADREPVRVLVVDDQELFRRGLVALLASEPGIEVIGEATNGIEGTERAAASAPDVVLLDVRMPKQTGLEACVAIKEAVPSANIIMLTVSDEEADLYDAVKAGAMGYLLKDSSIDQVAQAIRVVADGQSLISPSMAVKLMEEFKQMSRPDRSPVPGPKLTDRELEVLGLVAKGLNNREIAKRLFISENTVKNHVRNILEKLQAHSRMEAVMYAVRQKLLNVD; encoded by the coding sequence GTGTCATCTACATCTGGTGCCGATCGTGAGCCGGTCCGCGTCTTGGTTGTCGACGACCAGGAGCTCTTCCGGAGAGGTCTGGTCGCGCTGCTGGCGAGCGAGCCCGGGATCGAGGTGATCGGTGAGGCGACCAACGGCATCGAGGGCACCGAGCGAGCCGCGGCTTCGGCTCCGGACGTCGTGCTGCTCGACGTACGCATGCCCAAGCAGACCGGGCTCGAGGCCTGCGTCGCGATCAAGGAGGCCGTTCCCTCGGCCAACATCATCATGCTGACCGTCTCTGACGAGGAGGCCGACCTCTACGACGCGGTCAAGGCCGGCGCGATGGGCTACCTCCTCAAGGACTCCTCGATCGACCAGGTCGCCCAGGCGATCCGGGTGGTCGCCGACGGCCAGTCCCTGATCAGCCCCTCCATGGCGGTCAAGCTGATGGAGGAGTTCAAGCAGATGTCCCGGCCGGACCGCTCCCCGGTCCCCGGCCCCAAGCTCACCGACCGCGAGCTCGAGGTCCTCGGCCTGGTCGCCAAGGGACTCAACAACCGCGAGATCGCCAAGCGGCTGTTCATCTCCGAGAACACCGTCAAGAACCACGTACGCAACATCCTGGAGAAGCTCCAGGCCCACTCGCGCATGGAGGCGGTCATGTACGCCGTGCGCCAGAAGCTCCTCAACGTCGACTGA
- a CDS encoding MFS transporter, whose amino-acid sequence MLAYHASRDAVPLYAVYALLFAEHGLSAGQISSLFVIWSVTAFVAEVPSGAWADTVDRRHLLVASALIHAAAFAAWTWWPSYAGFALGFVLWGVSGALMSGTFEALLYDDLVVRGERARYPRLIGNARSSALVFTLLAELAAVPLLHAGGYQLVGVASIGVALVQGLLAATLPVSRSARHGGRETDGDSDEGAAGYLVMLRAGLSEASRTPSVRRALLVASVLVGMTAYDEFFPLVADAHGVAATTVPVLVALATLAQAVGTALAGRTARMSPRTLAAVVGAGAALISAGALVHPYVGFLGIALGYGLLNNAMIVAETRLQDSIQGPARATVTSVLGVGEETVALVTYAFVGLGSGVIGVPVAVALVGLPLVAGAVMSHLMIMWRSPSRITADAEGRL is encoded by the coding sequence GTGCTCGCCTACCACGCCTCGCGTGACGCGGTCCCGCTCTATGCGGTCTACGCCCTGCTCTTCGCCGAGCACGGGCTCTCCGCCGGGCAGATCTCGTCGCTGTTCGTGATCTGGTCGGTGACGGCGTTCGTCGCCGAGGTGCCCTCCGGTGCCTGGGCCGACACCGTCGACCGACGCCACCTGCTGGTGGCCTCGGCGCTCATCCATGCCGCCGCGTTCGCGGCCTGGACGTGGTGGCCGTCGTACGCCGGGTTCGCCCTGGGCTTCGTGCTGTGGGGTGTGTCCGGTGCGCTGATGTCGGGAACCTTCGAGGCGCTGCTCTACGACGACCTGGTGGTGCGTGGTGAACGCGCGCGCTACCCGCGCCTGATCGGCAATGCGCGTTCCTCCGCGCTGGTGTTCACCCTGCTCGCGGAGCTGGCGGCGGTGCCGCTGCTGCACGCCGGCGGCTATCAGCTGGTCGGGGTGGCGTCGATCGGGGTGGCGCTCGTCCAGGGCCTCCTGGCCGCGACGCTGCCGGTGTCGCGGTCGGCGCGCCACGGTGGACGTGAGACGGACGGTGACTCGGACGAGGGCGCCGCCGGATATCTGGTGATGCTCCGCGCCGGACTCTCCGAGGCATCCCGCACCCCCTCGGTACGCCGCGCGCTGCTGGTGGCGTCCGTGCTGGTCGGGATGACGGCGTACGACGAGTTCTTCCCGTTGGTCGCCGATGCCCATGGCGTCGCGGCGACCACCGTCCCGGTCCTGGTCGCGCTCGCCACGCTCGCCCAGGCGGTCGGCACGGCGCTGGCCGGCCGCACCGCGCGGATGTCACCACGTACGCTCGCGGCGGTCGTCGGGGCAGGGGCAGCGCTGATCTCCGCGGGTGCGCTCGTGCACCCCTATGTGGGCTTCCTCGGCATCGCGCTCGGCTACGGCCTGCTCAACAACGCCATGATCGTGGCCGAGACCCGGCTCCAGGACAGCATCCAGGGCCCCGCCCGGGCCACCGTGACCAGCGTGCTCGGGGTGGGGGAGGAGACGGTGGCTCTGGTCACGTACGCCTTCGTCGGTCTCGGGTCCGGTGTCATCGGGGTGCCGGTGGCGGTCGCGCTGGTCGGGCTGCCGCTGGTCGCAGGTGCGGTGATGAGTCACCTGATGATCATGTGGCGTTCGCCGTCCAGGATTACCGCGGACGCCGAGGGCCGCTTGTAG
- the hpf gene encoding ribosome hibernation-promoting factor, HPF/YfiA family gives MEVVVTARNAEVSDRYRAHVAEKLAKLEKHDHRIIRINVEVDNEPNPRQHKGAVHVELTAYSKGPVIRAEACAEDKMGALDLAVDKMASQMRRAADRRRVHRGRRTPVSVGQALAGIEPDGLATTSESEQFEEEEIREHQVGPITVTGEGPLVVREKTHTAEPMTLDQALYEMELVGHDFYLYIDKDSTRPSVVYRRRGYDYGVIALNRADLV, from the coding sequence ATGGAAGTTGTCGTCACGGCCCGCAACGCCGAGGTCTCAGACCGCTATCGCGCTCACGTAGCAGAGAAGCTCGCGAAGCTCGAGAAGCACGACCACCGGATCATCAGAATCAACGTGGAGGTCGACAACGAGCCCAACCCGCGCCAGCACAAGGGCGCCGTACACGTCGAGCTCACTGCGTACTCGAAGGGTCCGGTCATCCGGGCCGAGGCGTGTGCCGAGGACAAGATGGGGGCGCTGGACCTGGCTGTCGACAAGATGGCTTCCCAGATGCGCCGCGCCGCTGACCGCCGCAGGGTTCACCGCGGCCGTCGTACGCCGGTTTCCGTGGGACAGGCACTGGCGGGCATCGAGCCCGACGGCCTGGCCACGACGTCCGAGTCGGAGCAGTTCGAGGAGGAGGAGATCCGGGAGCACCAGGTCGGACCGATCACCGTGACGGGGGAGGGGCCCTTGGTGGTCCGGGAGAAGACGCACACCGCGGAGCCGATGACGCTCGACCAGGCGCTCTACGAGATGGAGCTGGTCGGCCACGACTTCTACCTCTACATCGACAAGGACTCGACGCGGCCCTCGGTCGTCTACCGCCGGAGGGGATACGACTACGGGGTGATCGCGCTCAACCGCGCAGACCTCGTCTGA
- the ahcY gene encoding adenosylhomocysteinase has translation MDYKVADLSLAEFGRKELTLAEHEMPGLMAMRERYGKDQPLKGARIAGSLHMTIQTGVLIETLTALGADVRWATCNIFSTQDHAAAAVVVGKGTPEDPQGTPVFAWKGETLAEYWDEAEKVFDFTDEAGNKIGPNMLLDDGGDITLLVHKGVEFEKAGAVPGQDSTDNEEFKEVLRVLDRSLKNDPQRWTNIANGIKGVTEETTTGVLRLYDRFKEGSLLFPAINVNDSVTKSKFDNKYGCRHSLIDGINRATDVMIGGKVAVVCGYGDVGKGSAESLRGQGARVIVTEIDPICALQAAMDGYEVRRLESVVETADIFITTTGNFDIIRVEHFEKMKNQAIVGNIGHFDNEIDMAGLAKIPGIVKDEIKPQVHQWIFPDGKKIIVLSEGRLLNLGNATGHPSFVMSNSFTNQTLAQIELFTKTDDYPIGVYVLPKALDEEVARLHLDALGVELTELNQAQADYLGVPVEGPYKADHYRY, from the coding sequence ATGGACTACAAGGTTGCCGACCTGAGCCTGGCCGAGTTCGGCCGCAAGGAGCTCACCCTCGCCGAGCACGAGATGCCGGGCCTGATGGCCATGCGCGAGCGCTACGGCAAGGACCAGCCGCTCAAGGGCGCCCGCATCGCCGGCTCGCTGCACATGACCATCCAGACCGGCGTGCTCATCGAGACGCTGACCGCCCTCGGCGCCGACGTGCGCTGGGCCACCTGCAACATCTTCTCGACCCAGGACCACGCCGCCGCGGCCGTCGTCGTGGGCAAGGGCACCCCGGAGGACCCCCAGGGCACCCCGGTCTTCGCCTGGAAGGGCGAGACCCTGGCGGAGTACTGGGACGAGGCCGAGAAGGTCTTCGACTTCACCGACGAGGCCGGCAACAAGATCGGCCCCAACATGCTCCTCGACGACGGCGGCGACATCACGCTGCTCGTCCACAAGGGTGTCGAGTTCGAGAAGGCCGGCGCCGTGCCGGGCCAGGACTCCACCGACAACGAGGAGTTCAAGGAGGTCCTTCGGGTCCTCGACCGGTCGCTGAAGAACGACCCGCAGCGCTGGACCAACATCGCCAACGGCATCAAGGGCGTCACCGAGGAGACCACCACCGGTGTCCTGCGCCTCTACGACCGGTTCAAGGAGGGCTCGCTCCTCTTCCCGGCGATCAACGTCAACGACTCGGTCACCAAGTCGAAGTTCGACAACAAGTACGGCTGCCGCCACTCGCTCATCGACGGCATCAACCGCGCCACCGACGTGATGATCGGCGGCAAGGTCGCCGTCGTGTGTGGCTACGGCGACGTCGGCAAGGGCTCGGCGGAGTCGCTGCGCGGCCAGGGTGCTCGCGTCATCGTCACCGAGATCGACCCGATCTGCGCGCTGCAGGCTGCGATGGACGGCTACGAGGTCCGCCGCCTGGAGTCGGTCGTCGAGACCGCCGACATCTTCATCACCACGACCGGCAACTTCGACATCATCCGGGTCGAGCACTTCGAGAAGATGAAGAACCAGGCCATCGTCGGCAACATCGGTCACTTCGACAACGAGATCGACATGGCCGGCCTCGCGAAGATCCCGGGCATCGTCAAGGACGAGATCAAGCCGCAGGTCCACCAGTGGATCTTCCCCGACGGCAAGAAGATCATCGTGCTCTCCGAGGGCCGCCTGCTCAACCTGGGCAACGCCACCGGTCACCCGAGCTTCGTGATGTCGAACTCCTTCACCAACCAGACGCTGGCCCAGATCGAGCTCTTCACCAAGACCGACGACTACCCGATCGGCGTCTACGTCCTGCCCAAGGCGCTCGACGAGGAGGTCGCCCGCCTCCACCTCGACGCCCTCGGCGTCGAGCTGACCGAGCTCAACCAGGCTCAGGCCGACTACCTCGGCGTCCCGGTCGAGGGTCCCTACAAGGCGGACCACTACCGCTACTGA
- a CDS encoding ComF family protein has translation MSLRATVPDRLGLRFDLANAWHDLVVGGRCVGCDRPGRLLCRDCHAALPDRAGASPPSPAPPGIVPAFAAGPYEGTLKQFVIGLKERQLLGLRRPLAGLLALSVLEAMAQTGAGPTVLVPVPSRPASVRERGLDSTAAITRRAAAMLRQHGLGVRHHRLLRTRPGVADQAGLDSRQRQANLAGSITCPASGIRTLARTIPRARFIVCDDVITTGATAREAQRALESVGLEVTAIATVAATQRRSRVQM, from the coding sequence ATGAGCCTTCGAGCAACCGTGCCTGATCGTCTCGGGCTCCGCTTCGACCTCGCCAACGCCTGGCACGACCTGGTCGTGGGCGGTCGCTGCGTCGGCTGCGACCGGCCGGGCCGCCTGCTCTGCCGCGACTGCCACGCCGCGCTCCCGGACCGGGCCGGGGCGAGCCCGCCGAGCCCGGCGCCGCCGGGCATCGTCCCGGCCTTCGCCGCGGGACCCTACGAGGGCACCCTCAAGCAGTTCGTCATCGGGCTCAAGGAGCGCCAGCTCCTCGGTCTGCGCCGGCCGCTGGCCGGTCTGCTCGCGCTCTCCGTCCTCGAGGCGATGGCGCAGACCGGCGCCGGTCCCACGGTCCTGGTGCCGGTCCCGTCGCGGCCGGCGTCGGTGCGAGAGCGCGGCCTGGACAGCACCGCGGCCATCACCCGCCGGGCAGCCGCGATGCTGAGGCAGCACGGGCTCGGCGTACGCCACCACCGGCTGCTGCGCACCAGACCGGGCGTCGCGGACCAGGCCGGCCTCGACTCACGGCAGCGGCAGGCCAACCTGGCCGGGTCGATCACCTGCCCGGCGTCCGGCATCCGGACACTTGCCAGAACGATCCCGCGGGCGAGGTTCATCGTCTGCGACGACGTGATCACCACCGGCGCGACCGCGCGGGAGGCTCAACGAGCGCTGGAATCGGTCGGTCTGGAGGTGACGGCGATCGCAACCGTGGCGGCCACCCAGCGTCGGTCTCGCGTTCAAATGTAG